From a single Kryptolebias marmoratus isolate JLee-2015 linkage group LG17, ASM164957v2, whole genome shotgun sequence genomic region:
- the map2k4b gene encoding dual specificity mitogen-activated protein kinase kinase 4b isoform X3, with the protein MATPSPNSNSTSSSNIVAATSHQLHQQTQSSSMQGFQISLSGVTQCKRKALKLNFANPPVKPTSRLPLHPTAPSFQNPHIERLRTHSIESSGKLKISPEQHCDFTAEDLRDLGEIGRGAYGSVNKMVHKPTGQIMAVKRIRSTVDEKEQKQLLMDLDVVMRSSDCPYIVQFYGALFREGDCWICMELMSTSLDKFYKYVYCSLDDVIPEEILGKVTLATVKALNHLKENLKIIHRDIKPSNILMDRRGNIKMCDFGISGQLVDSIAKTRDAGCRPYMAPERIDPSASRQGYDVRSDVWSLGITLYELATGRFPYPKWNSVFDQLTQVVKGEPPQLSNSEERQFSPKFINFVNLCLTKDESKRPKYRELLKHPFILMYEERFVDVASYVCRILDQIPSSPISPMYVD; encoded by the exons GGTTTCAGATAAGCCTGTCTGGAGTGACCCAAT GTAAACGTAAAGCTCTGAAGCTGAACTTCGCCAACCCTCCGGTGAAACCCACCTCCAGGCTCCCGCTCCATCCCACGGCTCCATCTTTCCAGAACCCTCACAT AGAGCGCCTGCGGACGCACAGCATCGAGTCGTCGGGGAAGCTGAAGATCTCACCGGAGCAGCACTGCGACTTCACAGCAGAGGATCTGAGAGACCTCGGTGAGATCGGCCGCGGGGCCTACGGCTCCGTCAACAAGATGGTCCACAAACCAACCGGCCAGATTATGGCTGTAAAG AGGATTCGCTCCACCGTGGATGAGAAGGAGCAGAAGCAGCTGCTCATGGATCTGGACGTGGTGATGAGGAGCAGTGACTGCCCTTACATCGTCCAGTTCTACGGCGCCCTCTTCAGAGAG gGCGACTGTTGGATCTGTATGGAGCTCATGTCTACCTCATTAGACAAGTTCTACAAATATGTATATTGCTCATTAGATGATGTCATTCCAGAGGAAATATTAGGCAAAGTAACATTAGCT ACCGTTAAAGCACTGAAccacttaaaagaaaacttgaaaataattcACAGAG ACATCAAACCTTCCAACATTCTAATGGACCGAAGGGGGAACATCAAAATGTGTGATTTCGGTATCAGCGGTCAGCTGGTGGATTCAATAGCCAAGACTAGAGATGCAGGCTGCAGGCCTTATATGGCT CCTGAAAGGATAGACCCCAGTGCTTCCAGACAAGGCTACGACGTCCGCTCTGATGTTTGGAGCTTGGGAATCACTCTG tacGAGCTGGCCACAGGACGGTTTCCCTACCCCAAGTGGAACAGTGTTTTTGATCAGCTGACGCAAGTGGTGAAAGGAGAACCTCCCCAGCTCAGCAACTCCGAAGAGAGGCAGTTCTCCCCAAAGTTTATCAACTTTGTTAACCTATG CCTTACAAAGGATGAATCAAAGAGGCCAAAGTACAGGGAGCTTCTG AAACACCCGTTTATCCTGATGTACGAGGAGCGCTTCGTGGACGTGGCCAGCTACGTGTGTCGCATCCTGGATCAGATCCCCTCCTCCCCCATCTCTCCCATGTACGTCGACTGA
- the map2k4b gene encoding dual specificity mitogen-activated protein kinase kinase 4b isoform X4, translated as MATPSPNSNSTSSSNIVAATSHQLHQQTQSSSMQGKRKALKLNFANPPVKPTSRLPLHPTAPSFQNPHIERLRTHSIESSGKLKISPEQHCDFTAEDLRDLGEIGRGAYGSVNKMVHKPTGQIMAVKRIRSTVDEKEQKQLLMDLDVVMRSSDCPYIVQFYGALFREGDCWICMELMSTSLDKFYKYVYCSLDDVIPEEILGKVTLATVKALNHLKENLKIIHRDIKPSNILMDRRGNIKMCDFGISGQLVDSIAKTRDAGCRPYMAPERIDPSASRQGYDVRSDVWSLGITLYELATGRFPYPKWNSVFDQLTQVVKGEPPQLSNSEERQFSPKFINFVNLCLTKDESKRPKYRELLKHPFILMYEERFVDVASYVCRILDQIPSSPISPMYVD; from the exons GTAAACGTAAAGCTCTGAAGCTGAACTTCGCCAACCCTCCGGTGAAACCCACCTCCAGGCTCCCGCTCCATCCCACGGCTCCATCTTTCCAGAACCCTCACAT AGAGCGCCTGCGGACGCACAGCATCGAGTCGTCGGGGAAGCTGAAGATCTCACCGGAGCAGCACTGCGACTTCACAGCAGAGGATCTGAGAGACCTCGGTGAGATCGGCCGCGGGGCCTACGGCTCCGTCAACAAGATGGTCCACAAACCAACCGGCCAGATTATGGCTGTAAAG AGGATTCGCTCCACCGTGGATGAGAAGGAGCAGAAGCAGCTGCTCATGGATCTGGACGTGGTGATGAGGAGCAGTGACTGCCCTTACATCGTCCAGTTCTACGGCGCCCTCTTCAGAGAG gGCGACTGTTGGATCTGTATGGAGCTCATGTCTACCTCATTAGACAAGTTCTACAAATATGTATATTGCTCATTAGATGATGTCATTCCAGAGGAAATATTAGGCAAAGTAACATTAGCT ACCGTTAAAGCACTGAAccacttaaaagaaaacttgaaaataattcACAGAG ACATCAAACCTTCCAACATTCTAATGGACCGAAGGGGGAACATCAAAATGTGTGATTTCGGTATCAGCGGTCAGCTGGTGGATTCAATAGCCAAGACTAGAGATGCAGGCTGCAGGCCTTATATGGCT CCTGAAAGGATAGACCCCAGTGCTTCCAGACAAGGCTACGACGTCCGCTCTGATGTTTGGAGCTTGGGAATCACTCTG tacGAGCTGGCCACAGGACGGTTTCCCTACCCCAAGTGGAACAGTGTTTTTGATCAGCTGACGCAAGTGGTGAAAGGAGAACCTCCCCAGCTCAGCAACTCCGAAGAGAGGCAGTTCTCCCCAAAGTTTATCAACTTTGTTAACCTATG CCTTACAAAGGATGAATCAAAGAGGCCAAAGTACAGGGAGCTTCTG AAACACCCGTTTATCCTGATGTACGAGGAGCGCTTCGTGGACGTGGCCAGCTACGTGTGTCGCATCCTGGATCAGATCCCCTCCTCCCCCATCTCTCCCATGTACGTCGACTGA